In Rattus norvegicus strain BN/NHsdMcwi chromosome 3, GRCr8, whole genome shotgun sequence, a genomic segment contains:
- the Or4k37 gene encoding olfactory receptor Olr754 encodes MEDSNHTGVSQFIFQGLCTTRELEIFLLLPFSTLYLMTIVGNLFVVILIIIDHHLHSPMYFLLANLSFVDFCLSSVNTPKLAIDLLKENKTISFGGCMSQILCVHFFGGSEMVLLVTMAYDRCVAICRPLHYSTIMDRQKCIWLVVISWIIGFVHAISQILLILDLPFCGPRVIDSFFCDIPLVMKLACVNTDTLEILINADSGILATTCFILLLISYTYILLTVKLHSKDGSSKALSTCTSHIIVVVLFFGPIIFIYLWPVNITWVDKFLAVFYTVITPFLNPAIYTLRNKDIKNAIRKLINHM; translated from the coding sequence ATGGAAGACTCTAACCATACTGGGGTTTCTCAGTTTATTTTTCAGGGACTTTGTACCACAAGGGAACTTGAGATCTTCCTCTTACTACCGTTTTCCACCCTCTACCTGATGACAATAGTAGGCAACCTCTTTGTAGTGATATTGATAATCATTGATCATCATCTCCATTCTCCCATGTACTTTCTGTTAGCTAATCTCTCATTTGTAGATTTCTGCCTTTCTTCAGTAAATACACCCAAACTGGCCATAGATctactaaaagaaaataaaaccatttcCTTTGGGGGCTGCATGAGTCAGATCCTCTGTGTACATTTCTTTGGAGGAAGCGAGATGGTACTTCTTGTAACAATGGCCTATGACCGATGTGTGGCCATCTGCAGACCACTCCATTACAGCACCATCATGGACAGACAGAAGTGCATCTGGCTCGTTGTGATATCATGGATTATTGGATTTGTACATGCCATTAGTCAGATTCTCTTGATTTTGGATCTACCTTTCTGTGGACCTAGAGTGATAGACAGCTTTTTCTGTGAtattcctttggtgatgaaattAGCCTGCGTGAATACTGATACTCTGGAAATCCTAATAAATGCTGACAGTGGCATTTTAGCAACAACTTGTTTCATTCTCTTGCTCATATCCTATACTTATATTCTATTAACTGTTAAACTTCATTCTAAAGATGGCTCATCAAAGGCACTATCCACATGTACATCCCATATCATAGTGGTTGTGCTATTCTTTGGGCCCATCATTTTTATCTATCTTTGGCCAGTCAACATCACTTGGGTAGACAAGTTTCTAGCTGTGTTTTACACAGTCATTACACCTTTCCTGAATCCAGCCATCTATACACtaagaaataaagatattaagAATGCCATAAGGAAGCTAATAAATCACATGTGA